The Penaeus chinensis breed Huanghai No. 1 chromosome 39, ASM1920278v2, whole genome shotgun sequence genome has a segment encoding these proteins:
- the LOC125046934 gene encoding arginine kinase isoform X2, whose translation MADAAVIEKLEAGFKKLEAATDCKSLLKKYLTKAVFDQLKDKKTSLGATLLDVIQSGVENLDSGVGIYAPDAEAYTLFAPLFDPIIEDYHVGFKQTDKHPNKDFGDVTSFVNVDPEGKYVISTRVRCGRSMEGYPFNPCLTEDQYKEMESKVSSTLSSLEGELKGTYYPLTGMGKEVQQKLIDDHFLFKEGDRFLQAANACRYWPSGRGIYHNDNKTFLVWVNEEDHLRIISMQMGGDLGQVFRRLTSAVNEIEKRIPFSHHDRLGFLTFCPTNLGTTVRASVHIKLPKLAANRDKLEEVAGKYNLQVRGTRGEHTEAEGGIYDISNKRRMGLTEFQAVKEMQDGILELIKMEKEM comes from the exons ATGGCTGACGCTGCTGTTATTGAGAAGCTGGAGGCTGGCTTCAAGAAACTTGAAGCCGCCACTGACTGCAAGTCTCTCCTGAAGAAGTACCTTACTAAGGCTGTCTTCGACCAGCTCAAGGACAAGAAGACCTCCCTGGGAGCCACCCTCCTCGACGTCATCCAGTCCG GTGTGGAGAACCTGGACTCTGGTGTTGGTATCTATGCTCCCGACGCAGAGGCCTACACCCTCTTCGCTCCCCTCTTTGACCCCATCATCGAGGACTACCATGTTGGCTTCAAGCAGACCGACAAGCACCCCAACAAGGACTTCGGTGATGTTACCTCCTTCGTGAACGTTGACCCCGAGGGCAAGTACGTCATCTCCACCCGCGTTCGCTGCGGTCGCTCCATGGAGGGTTACCCCTTCAACCCCTGCCTCACTGAGGATCAGTACAAGGAGATGGAGTCCAAGGTTTCCTCTACCCTTTCTAGCCTTGAGGGCGAGCTCAAGGGTACCTACTACCCCCTCACTGGCATGGGCAAGGAAGTCCAGCAGAAGCTGATCGACGACCACTTCCTCTTCAAGGAGGGTGACCGCTTCCTGCAGGCCGCCAACGCTTGCCGCTACTGGCCCAGCGGCCGTGGCATCTACCACAACGACAACAAGACTTTCCTTGTCTGGGTCAACGAGGAGGATCACCTCCGCATCATCTCCATGCAGATGGGCGGTGATCTCGGCCAGGTCTTCCGCCGCCTCACCTCCGCTGTGAACGAGATTGAGAAGAGGATTCCTTTCTCTCACCACGACCGCCTGGGCTTCCTCACTTTCTGCCCCACCAACCTTGGCACCACTGTGCGCGCCTCCGTCCACATCAAGCTGCCCAAGCTTGCCGCTAACCGCGATAAGCTTGAGGAGGTCGCTGGCAAGTACAACCTGCAGGTGCGCGGCACCCGCGGTGAGCACACTGAGGCTGAGGGCGGCATCTACGATATCTCCAACAAGCGCCGCATGGGTCTGACTGAGTTCCAGGCTGTCAAGGAGATGCAGGACGGTATCCTTGAGCTCatcaagatggagaaggagatgtaa